The following are from one region of the Advenella mimigardefordensis DPN7 genome:
- a CDS encoding replication-associated recombination protein A, with the protein MTDFSDSDLFNGAGAGANAPLAERLRPRNIDEVIGQSHLLGPDKPLRVAFEARRPHSMIFWGPPGVGKTTLARLMADGFDAHFIAISAVLGGVKDIRDAVVKAQVAQAQGRKTILFVDEVHRFNKAQQDAFLPYVESGLFTFIGATTENPSFEVNSALLSRAQVYVLTALSDEELGQLLLRAKESGAIDLDFDDQSIAVLTGYADGDARRFLNLLEQTSTAAMAAQVTQITPEFMQNALTLNLRRFDKGGDSFYDQISALHKSVRGSHPDAALYWFTRMLDGGADPKYLARRIVRMAWEDIGLADPRAMQMANEAATTYERLGSPEGELALAQAVIYLSIAAKSNAGYNAYNQARAFVKQDKSREVPVHLRNAPTKLMKELGYGHEYRYAHDEPNAYAAGETYLPDGMREPGWYRPVQQGLETKITEKLNYLRSLDREARQNKKTR; encoded by the coding sequence ATGACCGATTTTTCCGATAGCGATCTGTTCAATGGTGCCGGTGCAGGCGCGAATGCCCCGCTGGCCGAGAGACTGCGTCCGCGCAATATCGACGAGGTGATCGGACAGTCGCATCTGCTGGGCCCGGACAAACCCTTGCGGGTGGCGTTCGAGGCGCGTCGTCCGCACTCCATGATTTTCTGGGGGCCGCCAGGTGTCGGGAAAACCACGCTGGCGCGCCTGATGGCCGACGGTTTTGATGCGCATTTTATTGCCATCTCTGCAGTGCTGGGTGGCGTCAAAGATATTCGTGACGCGGTTGTCAAGGCCCAGGTCGCGCAGGCGCAGGGACGCAAAACCATTCTTTTTGTGGACGAGGTGCATCGCTTTAACAAGGCACAGCAGGATGCATTCCTGCCTTATGTTGAAAGCGGCCTTTTCACCTTTATAGGTGCCACCACCGAAAACCCGTCGTTTGAAGTCAATTCGGCGCTCTTGTCGCGTGCCCAGGTCTATGTGCTTACCGCGCTGTCGGACGAAGAACTGGGCCAGTTGCTGTTGCGTGCCAAAGAGAGTGGGGCGATTGATCTGGATTTTGATGATCAGTCTATCGCTGTGCTCACCGGCTATGCCGATGGCGATGCCAGACGGTTTTTGAATTTACTGGAGCAGACCAGCACGGCTGCGATGGCTGCGCAGGTTACACAGATCACGCCCGAATTTATGCAAAACGCGCTCACGCTGAATCTGCGTCGTTTTGATAAGGGCGGTGACAGTTTCTATGACCAGATCTCTGCGCTGCATAAGTCGGTGCGGGGTTCGCATCCTGATGCAGCGCTGTACTGGTTCACGCGCATGCTCGATGGCGGCGCCGACCCCAAGTATCTGGCGCGCCGCATTGTGCGCATGGCCTGGGAAGATATCGGTCTGGCCGATCCGCGCGCCATGCAGATGGCCAATGAAGCGGCCACAACCTATGAGCGCCTGGGGTCGCCGGAGGGTGAACTGGCATTGGCGCAGGCGGTGATCTATTTGTCTATCGCGGCCAAAAGTAACGCGGGCTACAACGCCTATAATCAGGCGCGCGCTTTCGTCAAGCAGGATAAATCGCGTGAGGTGCCGGTGCACCTGCGCAATGCGCCTACCAAACTGATGAAAGAGCTGGGTTATGGCCATGAGTATCGCTATGCCCATGATGAGCCCAATGCCTATGCCGCCGGCGAGACCTATCTGCCCGATGGAATGCGGGAGCCGGGCTGGTATCGTCCTGTGCAGCAGGGGCTGGAAACGAAAATTACGGAAAAACTCAATTATCTGCGCTCATTGGATCGCGAGGCGCGGCAAAATAAAAAGACCAGATAA
- the trxB gene encoding thioredoxin-disulfide reductase, translating to MADKTKHAKVLILGAGPAGYTAAVYAARANLSPVLVTGMEQGGQLMTTTDVDNWPADAQGVQGPDLMQRFLEHATRFNTDIVQEHIKEADLSVRPFRLVSESGTTFTCDALIIATGSSAKYLGLPSETAFMGKGVSACATCDGFFYRNQDVIVVGGGNTAVEEALYLSNLCRHVTLVHRRDTFRAEPILVDKLMEKVNGGTMSLKLFNTLEEVLGDQSGVTGARLRHVDGHLEDLAVTGVFIAIGHHPNTTLFEGQLELENGYIVTKGGHGGFATMTSVPGVFAAGDVQDHVYRQAITSAGTGCMAALDVQRWLESQPE from the coding sequence ATGGCTGACAAAACCAAACATGCAAAAGTGCTGATTCTGGGTGCCGGACCGGCAGGCTACACCGCCGCCGTTTACGCAGCCCGCGCCAACCTCAGCCCGGTGCTGGTTACCGGTATGGAACAGGGCGGACAGCTCATGACCACGACAGACGTGGACAACTGGCCTGCTGACGCCCAGGGCGTGCAGGGCCCCGACCTGATGCAACGCTTTCTGGAACACGCTACGCGCTTTAACACCGACATTGTTCAGGAACATATTAAAGAAGCCGATCTGTCAGTACGCCCGTTCCGGCTGGTTTCTGAATCGGGTACCACCTTCACCTGCGATGCGCTGATCATTGCGACCGGCTCTTCGGCCAAATACCTGGGCCTGCCTTCCGAAACTGCCTTTATGGGCAAAGGCGTGTCTGCCTGCGCCACCTGCGATGGTTTCTTCTATCGCAATCAGGACGTTATTGTAGTGGGTGGCGGCAATACAGCCGTTGAAGAAGCGCTGTATCTATCCAACCTGTGCCGCCACGTCACGCTGGTGCATCGTCGCGACACCTTCCGCGCCGAGCCCATCCTGGTAGACAAGCTCATGGAAAAAGTGAACGGCGGCACCATGTCGCTGAAACTGTTCAACACATTGGAAGAAGTACTGGGCGACCAGAGCGGCGTGACCGGAGCACGGCTGCGTCATGTAGACGGGCACCTGGAAGACCTTGCGGTAACCGGTGTATTCATCGCCATTGGCCACCACCCCAACACCACGCTGTTCGAAGGCCAGTTGGAGCTGGAAAATGGCTATATCGTGACCAAAGGCGGCCACGGTGGTTTTGCCACAATGACTTCGGTCCCCGGCGTCTTCGCTGCGGGTGATGTGCAGGATCATGTTTACCGTCAGGCCATTACCAGCGCCGGCACGGGCTGCATGGCGGCACTGGATGTACAGCGCTGGCTCGAAAGCCAGCCTGAGTAA
- the trhO gene encoding oxygen-dependent tRNA uridine(34) hydroxylase TrhO — protein sequence MSHTIAALYKFVDLPDFESLKEPLQAFCERHHVKGTLLLAREGINGTIAGPREGIDAVLAYLRNDPRLADLEHKESWSDERDPFHRMRVRLKKEIVTMGQPNVNTNNAGTYVPPENWNDLISDPDVVLVDTRNDYEVDIGTFKGAVNPNTVTFREFPGWVQSQSAEGGLLDKKRTRKVAMFCTGGIRCEKSTAYMKSQGFDEVYHLQGGILKYLETVPPEQSLWEGECFVFDERVSVGHGLKPGPYIQCRACRHPLSEEERASPKYIRGESCPHCWDDKTEEQRERFRERQRQVDLAAARHEEHIGADMQEQIRQRRALKEARKEAARQRALQKSTQKGAEN from the coding sequence ATGTCTCATACCATTGCCGCCCTATACAAGTTTGTTGATCTTCCCGATTTTGAATCGCTCAAAGAGCCGTTGCAGGCGTTTTGTGAGCGCCATCACGTTAAGGGGACGCTGCTGCTTGCCCGCGAAGGAATCAACGGTACGATCGCCGGTCCCAGGGAAGGCATTGATGCCGTTCTGGCATACCTGCGCAATGATCCACGCCTGGCGGACCTTGAGCACAAGGAGTCCTGGTCCGACGAACGCGATCCCTTTCACCGGATGCGCGTACGCCTGAAAAAGGAAATCGTGACCATGGGGCAGCCCAACGTCAATACCAACAACGCGGGTACCTATGTGCCGCCGGAAAATTGGAATGACCTGATCTCCGATCCGGATGTGGTGCTGGTAGACACGCGCAACGATTATGAAGTGGATATTGGTACGTTCAAGGGCGCGGTCAATCCCAATACCGTCACATTCCGCGAATTTCCCGGCTGGGTGCAAAGCCAGTCTGCCGAAGGCGGGTTGCTGGATAAAAAGCGTACGCGCAAGGTGGCCATGTTCTGCACGGGTGGTATTCGCTGTGAAAAATCCACGGCCTATATGAAGTCTCAGGGGTTTGACGAGGTTTATCATTTGCAGGGCGGGATTCTGAAATACCTTGAAACCGTTCCGCCCGAGCAAAGCCTGTGGGAAGGCGAGTGTTTCGTTTTTGACGAACGGGTTTCTGTTGGTCATGGCCTGAAACCCGGTCCGTATATTCAGTGTCGCGCATGCCGTCATCCACTGAGCGAGGAAGAACGCGCCTCGCCCAAGTATATTCGTGGGGAAAGCTGCCCGCATTGCTGGGATGACAAAACAGAGGAGCAACGCGAGCGCTTCCGTGAACGCCAGCGGCAGGTGGATCTGGCAGCAGCGCGTCACGAGGAACATATTGGTGCAGATATGCAGGAGCAGATTCGCCAGCGACGAGCCCTGAAAGAGGCGCGTAAAGAGGCGGCGCGTCAGCGCGCCTTGCAGAAATCGACACAAAAAGGTGCAGAAAACTAA
- a CDS encoding DNA translocase FtsK: MFTEAKWVLYAALAAALSVMLFTWHPNDPGWVSTSSSTLVHNRLGAVGAYVSDILLYLFGLSAWWFVALCLKRMWVGYKMLMSRIVANPDAALPRVHWEQGVGFALLFVGSMGFEASQLAHIGSQLPGGAGGVLGQYVGTLFSTAVGVPGAVLILFFMVVLGLGLFLDFSWLSLAERIGSTIQRLLNALINLKTARQDRKAGEIAQVAREEQVVVQKEQLVHETSVRIEPQITVFPTSERVIKEKQRTLFEPPKNASGELPALELLDPPGENIESVSPETIEYTSRLIEKKLRDFGVQVTVVTAQAGPVITRYEIEPATGVKGSQIVNLSKDLARALSLVSIRVVETIVGKNLMGLELPNPRRQMVRLSEIIGSKTYHDNASSLTMALGKDIAGNPVVADLAKMPHLLVAGTTGSGKSVGINAMIISLLYKADASQVRLILIDPKMLEMSIYEGIPHLLAPVVTDMRQAANALNWCVGEMEKRYKLMSKMGVRNISGFNSKIRDAAKKGESIPNPFSLTPEEPEPLKTLPMIVVVIDELADLMMVVGKKIEELIARLAQKARAAGIHLILATQRPSVDVITGLIKANIPTRIAFQVSSKIDSRTILDQMGAEALLGQGDMLYQPPGTGLPNRVHGAFVDDDEVHRVVDYLKEQGEPDYVDGLLEGGVAGETGDGVGSVTGFTDNESDPLYDQAVAVVLKNRRASISSVQRHLRIGYNRAARLLEQMEQSGIVSTMQSNGNREILVPAGQEEPDA; this comes from the coding sequence ATGTTTACGGAAGCCAAATGGGTTCTGTATGCTGCGTTGGCCGCAGCCCTGTCGGTCATGTTGTTTACCTGGCATCCGAATGACCCGGGTTGGGTCAGCACCTCGTCATCTACCCTGGTTCATAACCGGTTGGGTGCGGTGGGTGCGTACGTGTCCGATATCCTGCTGTATCTTTTTGGCTTGTCGGCCTGGTGGTTTGTTGCCTTGTGTCTCAAACGCATGTGGGTGGGCTACAAAATGCTCATGAGTCGCATTGTGGCCAATCCCGATGCCGCGCTGCCGCGTGTGCACTGGGAGCAGGGCGTGGGTTTCGCTTTGCTGTTTGTCGGCTCAATGGGTTTTGAAGCCAGTCAGCTGGCGCACATCGGCTCGCAATTGCCGGGCGGGGCGGGCGGCGTACTGGGCCAATATGTCGGCACCTTGTTCTCGACGGCCGTGGGTGTGCCGGGCGCAGTGCTGATTCTGTTTTTCATGGTTGTGCTGGGTCTGGGCCTGTTTCTGGATTTTTCCTGGTTGTCACTGGCTGAGAGAATCGGCTCGACCATCCAGCGTCTGTTAAATGCACTGATCAATCTGAAAACCGCCCGTCAGGATCGCAAGGCTGGTGAAATTGCCCAGGTCGCGCGCGAAGAACAGGTGGTGGTGCAAAAAGAGCAACTGGTGCACGAAACCTCGGTACGCATTGAACCGCAAATCACGGTATTTCCTACGTCCGAGCGCGTGATCAAGGAAAAGCAGCGCACGCTGTTTGAACCGCCCAAAAATGCCAGCGGTGAACTGCCTGCGCTGGAGCTGCTGGACCCGCCCGGTGAAAATATCGAATCGGTTTCCCCTGAAACCATCGAATATACCTCGCGCCTGATCGAGAAAAAACTGCGTGACTTTGGCGTGCAGGTGACCGTGGTCACTGCGCAGGCAGGACCGGTCATTACCCGCTATGAAATCGAGCCGGCAACCGGTGTCAAGGGCAGCCAGATCGTCAATCTGTCCAAGGATCTGGCGCGCGCGCTCAGCCTGGTCAGCATTCGCGTGGTTGAAACCATTGTTGGTAAAAACCTGATGGGTCTGGAGTTGCCCAACCCGCGCCGCCAAATGGTCCGGCTCTCGGAAATCATTGGCTCCAAAACCTATCATGACAATGCTTCATCGCTCACCATGGCGCTGGGCAAGGACATCGCTGGCAATCCGGTGGTGGCCGATCTGGCAAAAATGCCGCACTTGCTGGTGGCCGGTACGACGGGCTCGGGCAAATCGGTGGGGATCAATGCCATGATTATCTCCCTGCTTTATAAGGCCGATGCATCGCAGGTCCGCCTTATTCTGATTGACCCGAAAATGCTGGAAATGAGCATTTATGAAGGCATCCCGCATCTGCTGGCGCCGGTGGTCACCGATATGCGCCAGGCTGCCAATGCGCTAAACTGGTGTGTGGGCGAGATGGAAAAGCGCTACAAGCTCATGAGCAAAATGGGCGTGCGCAATATCAGCGGCTTCAATAGCAAAATTCGAGATGCGGCCAAGAAGGGCGAATCCATTCCCAATCCGTTCTCACTCACACCTGAAGAGCCGGAACCGTTGAAAACACTCCCCATGATCGTGGTGGTGATTGATGAGCTGGCCGATCTGATGATGGTGGTGGGCAAAAAAATTGAAGAGCTCATTGCCCGTCTGGCGCAAAAGGCGCGGGCAGCCGGTATCCATTTGATTCTGGCAACGCAGCGCCCCAGTGTCGATGTGATTACCGGTCTGATCAAGGCCAATATTCCAACGCGCATCGCGTTTCAGGTGTCCTCTAAAATTGACTCGCGCACGATTCTGGATCAGATGGGTGCCGAGGCGTTGCTGGGCCAGGGCGATATGCTGTATCAGCCACCCGGTACCGGTTTGCCGAATCGGGTCCATGGCGCCTTCGTAGACGATGATGAAGTGCATCGTGTGGTTGATTATCTGAAAGAGCAGGGCGAGCCCGATTATGTGGATGGCCTGCTGGAAGGGGGCGTCGCGGGTGAGACCGGTGATGGTGTAGGCAGTGTCACCGGCTTTACCGATAATGAGTCTGATCCCCTGTACGATCAGGCGGTGGCTGTGGTGTTGAAAAACCGTCGTGCCTCCATTTCATCGGTTCAACGGCATCTGCGTATTGGCTATAACCGTGCCGCGCGGCTGCTGGAGCAGATGGAGCAGTCTGGCATTGTGTCGACCATGCAGTCTAATGGCAACCGGGAAATTCTGGTGCCTGCCGGACAGGAAGAGCCCGACGCGTAA
- the tcuB gene encoding tricarballylate utilization 4Fe-4S protein TcuB, with amino-acid sequence MQQLEQLIEDARNAVGICNSCRYCEGFCAVFPALEQRLDFTRGDLHYLANLCHNCSECYYACQYAPPHEFNVNLPVQLAAVRQTTYQTYAWPGAIARGFDKSGLLASMGFLLALIVLLGLAALIGGPSVNDLNGQFYAIFPHGVLATVFGLAALWVVVAMGMGFRHFLRDVGERPALLLNWKHVRQGMADALSLKYLHGNVKTGCTYPDDNISPWRRRFHHFTFYGFMLCFAATASGTVFHYVFGWEAPYAFFSLPKLTGTLGGISLAVGTAGQFWLKRKTDPEIRNIRQMGMDYAFIAQLFLAAITGLALMVLRETAALAPLLVIHLAVILSLFITMPFGKFVHGLYRSGALIKYAKEQPASH; translated from the coding sequence GGCTTCTGTGCGGTCTTTCCGGCGCTTGAACAGCGGCTGGATTTTACGCGCGGCGATCTGCATTATCTGGCCAATTTGTGCCACAACTGCAGCGAATGCTATTACGCCTGTCAGTATGCGCCGCCTCACGAGTTCAATGTGAATCTGCCGGTGCAACTGGCTGCGGTACGTCAGACCACCTATCAGACATACGCATGGCCTGGTGCTATTGCGCGTGGCTTTGACAAAAGCGGGCTGTTGGCCAGTATGGGATTTTTGCTGGCGCTGATTGTGCTGCTGGGGTTGGCGGCGCTGATCGGCGGCCCGTCGGTAAATGACCTGAATGGCCAGTTTTATGCCATTTTTCCGCACGGTGTGCTGGCGACGGTTTTCGGGCTGGCAGCCTTGTGGGTTGTTGTTGCCATGGGAATGGGGTTTCGTCACTTCCTTCGGGATGTTGGAGAGAGGCCTGCCTTGCTGCTGAACTGGAAACATGTTCGGCAGGGCATGGCCGACGCGTTAAGCCTGAAGTATTTGCATGGCAATGTGAAGACCGGCTGTACTTATCCGGATGATAATATTTCACCGTGGCGCCGCCGCTTTCACCATTTTACGTTTTATGGATTCATGTTATGTTTTGCGGCCACCGCGTCAGGCACCGTGTTCCATTATGTGTTTGGCTGGGAAGCACCTTACGCCTTTTTCAGCCTGCCCAAGCTGACCGGTACACTGGGTGGCATTTCCCTGGCGGTGGGCACGGCAGGGCAGTTCTGGCTCAAGCGCAAAACCGATCCCGAGATCCGCAATATCCGGCAAATGGGCATGGACTATGCTTTTATTGCCCAGCTGTTTCTGGCTGCGATAACGGGTCTGGCCTTGATGGTCTTGCGCGAAACCGCCGCACTGGCACCGTTGCTGGTGATTCATCTGGCTGTGATCCTGTCGCTGTTCATTACGATGCCGTTTGGCAAGTTTGTCCATGGCTTGTACCGCAGCGGTGCCTTGATTAAATATGCAAAGGAACAGCCCGCTTCGCACTGA
- the lolA gene encoding outer membrane lipoprotein chaperone LolA, giving the protein MKKTLLAICLAMVAAVPVATMAQDIKVNPDMMNPDAGLSTTLEGVTFEKIPDVKNTQQTDARQQLKDFVAQVRSASGEFAQKTSGGKAKNRAAQTGTFSFERPGKFNWSVVKPYAQSVISDGKTVYQYDPDLKQVTERPVSKAVGASPAAILFGSGTLDDSFTLSALPDNNGMVWMRATPKVSDAGLAHVDIGFANNLPAELVILDSFGQTTSIKLRNFKSNAKIPASAYQFKAPPGVDTVKM; this is encoded by the coding sequence ATGAAAAAGACCTTACTTGCGATTTGCCTGGCGATGGTTGCAGCGGTACCCGTTGCGACAATGGCGCAGGACATTAAAGTGAACCCCGATATGATGAATCCGGATGCCGGCCTGTCCACCACGCTGGAAGGCGTAACTTTCGAGAAAATTCCCGACGTTAAAAACACGCAGCAGACAGATGCCCGGCAACAACTGAAGGATTTCGTGGCGCAGGTCAGATCGGCCAGTGGCGAATTTGCCCAGAAAACATCCGGCGGCAAGGCCAAGAACAGGGCGGCTCAGACCGGCACCTTTTCTTTTGAGCGTCCGGGAAAATTCAACTGGAGCGTGGTCAAGCCCTATGCGCAAAGCGTGATTTCCGATGGCAAAACAGTCTATCAATATGATCCCGATCTGAAACAGGTGACCGAACGTCCGGTAAGCAAAGCGGTGGGTGCGTCGCCGGCGGCCATTCTGTTTGGCTCGGGTACGCTGGATGATTCGTTCACGCTGTCTGCGCTGCCAGACAATAATGGCATGGTGTGGATGCGTGCGACGCCTAAAGTATCGGATGCCGGCCTGGCGCATGTGGATATCGGCTTTGCCAATAACCTGCCGGCCGAGCTGGTCATCCTGGATTCTTTCGGCCAAACCACGTCGATCAAATTGCGCAATTTCAAAAGCAACGCGAAAATTCCGGCCAGCGCTTATCAGTTCAAGGCCCCTCCTGGCGTAGATACCGTTAAAATGTAG
- a CDS encoding Smr/MutS family protein, producing the protein MVTPIKGKLEDLRQLQKAKAREETRRAKAQQNAPRPGKTATGTAAPAVFTAEDSVLFRQTVRSVTPLPPANRYPRQALDYGNNEYFRAKRRQAEGAALPEPHKPASPDRGTEKKRSSAAVPKGRRAAALPEGAYVQRTDSVDLIKKLLSGQWPVGATLDLHGANSAQAAERFDRFIHSCLEHRVRAICIVHGKGYGSADGNAVLKDQVLAWLKNMDAVLAFAPAPENMGGTGAQIVLLKTSESD; encoded by the coding sequence ATGGTTACCCCCATCAAAGGTAAGCTCGAAGACCTGCGCCAGCTGCAAAAAGCCAAAGCCCGTGAAGAAACACGCCGCGCCAAGGCACAACAGAACGCGCCCAGGCCCGGCAAGACCGCAACCGGCACCGCTGCCCCTGCTGTTTTTACAGCAGAGGACAGTGTATTGTTTCGCCAGACGGTCAGATCCGTCACACCGCTGCCACCCGCCAACCGCTACCCGCGACAGGCACTGGATTATGGCAATAATGAATATTTCCGTGCTAAACGACGTCAGGCAGAAGGCGCGGCACTGCCTGAACCGCATAAACCGGCCTCCCCTGACCGTGGCACCGAGAAAAAGCGCAGTTCAGCGGCCGTCCCTAAAGGCCGTCGAGCTGCCGCACTGCCCGAAGGCGCTTATGTACAGCGAACCGATAGTGTCGATTTAATCAAGAAACTGCTATCCGGACAGTGGCCGGTGGGCGCAACGCTGGATCTGCACGGCGCCAACTCAGCCCAGGCAGCAGAGCGGTTTGATCGCTTCATTCATTCCTGTCTTGAACATCGGGTCCGCGCCATTTGCATTGTGCATGGCAAGGGATATGGCTCTGCGGACGGGAATGCCGTCCTGAAAGACCAGGTACTGGCATGGCTGAAAAACATGGATGCCGTACTGGCATTTGCGCCAGCCCCTGAAAATATGGGTGGTACGGGAGCCCAGATCGTTCTGCTGAAGACCTCTGAAAGCGATTGA
- the serS gene encoding serine--tRNA ligase: MLDPVLLRKELPLVIAALKRRNVDFDEARFNQLEARRKDVQIQTETLQAQRNALAKQIGQLKSRGEDASAVMAESQALPGKLKELEETLAGIRSELDGWLMTIPNLPHSSVPEGKDSDDNVEVRRWLGVQAGYVTDQSEPPAKTFETQDHVTVGERLGLEFDTAVKLTGARFSFMRGGMARLHRALAQFMLDLHTSEHGYTECYTPYIVNSSTLLGTGQLPKFKDDMFWVTKGGEDEPQTDQQGRPIEKEDLYLISTSEITLTATVKNEIVPGASLPLRLTAHTPCFRSEAGSGGRDTRGMIRQHQFDKVEMVQIVHPDTSYDALEQMVGHAEKVLQLLQLPYRVVQLCTGDMGFGAAKTYDLEVWIPAQNTWREISSVSNCEAFQARRLQARFRNEQGKTEYLHTLNGSGLAVGRTLVALIENYQQADGSIEIPAALRPYMGGVARLTPAA; encoded by the coding sequence ATGTTAGATCCTGTTTTACTGCGAAAAGAGCTTCCCCTTGTCATCGCCGCGCTCAAGCGCCGCAACGTCGATTTTGACGAAGCCCGCTTCAATCAGCTCGAAGCCCGGCGCAAAGATGTACAAATTCAGACCGAGACCCTGCAGGCGCAGCGCAATGCACTGGCCAAACAAATCGGTCAGCTGAAATCGCGTGGAGAAGACGCCAGCGCCGTTATGGCCGAATCACAGGCACTGCCCGGCAAACTGAAGGAGCTGGAAGAAACGCTGGCAGGTATTCGCAGTGAACTGGATGGCTGGCTCATGACTATTCCCAATCTGCCACACAGTTCCGTGCCGGAGGGCAAGGACAGCGATGACAACGTCGAGGTTCGGCGCTGGCTGGGCGTACAGGCTGGCTATGTGACGGATCAAAGCGAACCGCCCGCCAAAACCTTCGAGACCCAGGATCATGTGACGGTCGGTGAACGCCTTGGACTGGAATTTGATACGGCTGTGAAGCTGACCGGCGCGCGTTTCTCCTTTATGCGTGGCGGCATGGCCCGCCTGCATCGGGCCCTGGCCCAGTTCATGCTGGACTTACACACGAGCGAGCATGGCTATACCGAATGCTATACGCCGTATATCGTCAACAGCTCAACCCTGCTGGGCACTGGTCAGCTACCCAAATTCAAGGACGATATGTTCTGGGTCACCAAGGGCGGCGAAGACGAACCCCAGACTGACCAGCAGGGCAGGCCAATTGAAAAAGAAGATCTTTATCTGATCTCCACTTCCGAAATTACCCTCACGGCTACGGTCAAAAACGAAATCGTGCCTGGCGCCAGCCTGCCCTTGCGGCTGACGGCGCATACGCCATGTTTTCGCTCCGAGGCCGGTAGTGGCGGTCGCGATACCCGGGGCATGATCCGTCAGCACCAATTTGACAAAGTGGAAATGGTGCAGATTGTTCATCCGGACACCTCCTACGATGCGCTGGAGCAGATGGTCGGGCATGCTGAAAAAGTGCTGCAATTGCTGCAACTGCCTTACCGTGTTGTGCAGCTGTGCACGGGCGATATGGGGTTTGGCGCGGCCAAAACCTACGATCTGGAAGTGTGGATTCCGGCGCAGAACACCTGGCGCGAAATATCTTCTGTGTCCAACTGCGAGGCCTTCCAGGCTCGGCGCCTGCAGGCGCGTTTCCGCAACGAGCAGGGCAAAACCGAGTATCTGCATACGCTCAATGGTTCCGGCCTGGCGGTAGGACGTACGCTGGTCGCGCTGATTGAAAACTATCAACAGGCCGATGGCAGTATCGAGATTCCTGCTGCGTTACGTCCTTATATGGGCGGTGTGGCGCGTCTGACTCCGGCCGCTTAG
- the yaaA gene encoding peroxide stress protein YaaA, which yields MLFLLSPAKKLDYDSPVSTRTHTQPLFVKRSAELIKVLKTKSAEDIAGLMKLSQALSELNVQRYAEWKPKFDQKNSRQAVLAFNGDVYEGLAAETLSESQLTWAQEHVAILSGLYGVLRPLDLMQPYRLEMGTRLQNSRGKNLYEFWGSEIAQYLNERLADQPSRIVINLASEEYFKAVDLKALDARVVQCVFQDYKNGVYKIISFNAKRARGLMARFAIETKAKTPAALKKFNVEGYAFAAEESTEDKLVFRRKQ from the coding sequence ATGCTTTTTCTGCTTTCTCCTGCCAAAAAACTCGATTACGACTCTCCTGTTTCCACCCGCACGCATACCCAGCCTCTTTTTGTCAAACGCTCAGCAGAGCTGATCAAAGTGCTTAAAACCAAAAGCGCCGAGGATATTGCCGGGCTGATGAAGCTGAGCCAGGCATTGTCCGAGCTGAACGTACAACGGTACGCGGAATGGAAACCCAAATTTGATCAGAAAAATTCCCGGCAGGCCGTGCTCGCTTTCAATGGCGACGTATATGAAGGACTGGCTGCAGAGACGCTGAGCGAATCACAACTGACATGGGCTCAGGAACACGTGGCCATTCTGAGCGGCTTGTATGGGGTGTTGCGCCCGCTGGATCTGATGCAACCCTATCGGCTGGAAATGGGAACGCGCCTGCAAAATAGCCGAGGCAAGAATCTGTACGAGTTCTGGGGTTCTGAGATCGCTCAATACCTGAATGAACGCCTGGCTGATCAGCCCTCGCGTATTGTGATTAATCTGGCTTCGGAAGAGTATTTCAAGGCGGTGGATCTGAAGGCGCTGGATGCCCGTGTGGTTCAGTGCGTATTTCAGGACTATAAAAACGGCGTGTATAAAATTATCAGTTTCAACGCCAAGCGTGCGCGTGGGCTGATGGCGCGGTTTGCCATAGAAACCAAAGCCAAGACGCCGGCAGCCCTGAAAAAATTCAATGTCGAAGGCTATGCCTTTGCCGCCGAGGAGTCTACGGAAGATAAACTGGTCTTCCGGAGAAAACAATGA